A stretch of DNA from Anthonomus grandis grandis chromosome 22, icAntGran1.3, whole genome shotgun sequence:
CGGTAACGAGGTGATCCACCTGCATCGACCGCTTGCCTGCGATAGTTGCTGTTTTCCTTGTTGTCTACAGGTAGAAAATGTTTATAACCTGTAAAGCTTTATTGAACCTAATGCATTTTCAGAGTATGGAAGTATCGGCTCCCCCAGGTACAATCTTGGGTACGGTTGAGCAAGAGTGGAGCATTTTCTGTCCTACGTACGCTATTAAAAACGCTAGCGGAGAAACCGTATTACGAATCGAAGGACCTTGCTGCACAACAAGCATTTGTGGCGAcgttgaatttaaaataatgtcttgCGATGGTTCTGTACAAGTGGGTAAAATCTCTAAGCAGTGGTCCGGTTTAATTAGGGAGATGTTCACTGATACCGATTATTTTGGTATAACATTTCCAATGGATTTGGATGTACGTATGAAGGCAGTCATGCTGGGCGCTTGCTTTTTAATTGTAAGTCAAATTTCTGGAGTTTCCATACAAGtgattaacaaaatttattgtttCAGGATGCAATGTTCTTTGAAAAAACCAAATCATCCGAAAATGCTTCGAGTATGCtataaatgttttcttttaatgtgTTATTTGTGGTGGTTTACTCAACACTATTTTGTGTAATgctttcaatatattttttaaaatttattatgccAAGTATTAGGTCTATTaagagaatttaatatttagataaagtCTTATCATTTCACTAAAAGTGGATGACAACTACGCTTATGATcctcgaaatattttttttatattgtattgtTGTTCTGAGCTTTTATATTGTgtgttatttatataatataatattgtatgtTTGGATGGAAGTGTTTTGTTGTTGAAGCGTTTGTTCTGGTGGTGACTCCTGTactcaaaatcaaatttttttttagtattcaCCTTGAGATTAAGAAAGTAAATCCTAAAATTTGTAAttcaaaagtaaataaaaggAGCCATATTTTCATCTCGAAGTTTATCAATACGTTTTAAATTGCAGATCAATTTTATCATAGTATCCTTTACAATATACACTGCTTAATTGAATATCAGAGACACATATCGCGCATTAAATACAACAGTCATATCTAAAAATTTcgtgatttttatttatctaaaaagGTTGATAGGGctttacattaatttaaaactgtCATATGTGCAACTTAAAGGGCGTATTATCTCAGTTTCTGATATTACATTATATGATTCTAAATTTAAGATaagtcattatttaattttgctttaaattgtattattttatttctaacaaAACAGCATTattatcaaatcaaatatgctttattgttttttcaacATTGAGTTATAGACaaaggaaaaatataataatacagacaaaaaatataatgatacaGTTAGGAACAAAATGTCATGGatacagtaaaaaataaacaaaagttgctaaaaaaattagtataaagcAACAATATGTCAACCAAAAAGAGGTAATAATggacaataatatttaaaatgcaagTAGGTTAAAAGATtccatacaatttaaaaaaaaactcaattatttaagacttaattaattaatagacAAGACAAAAAGTGACCAGCAAAAAATGGAATTCCATATCTTAAGTGGGACTCAACTAGGGCAAAGTACACACTTGTAGCCATCTCACTGCGGaccactctaacagcataacaaGCAGAGGCAGTCTCCCCCTTCAAAGCAACAATGTGggtctaaattttaattttgagtcAATAAAAATTTGGAGCATTCTCTATTCATTATAAGTTCCCCAATCCCCATTCAATGAACGATTTGTAGTAATCCCTTTAAATGCCACAACATtcgttttggaaatattaaaagaaagctTGTTTGCGTCACACCAAAagtttaatattgtttattgtttcttcCAATGTATTGTTCCTTGTTCCTAGCCACAGAATAGTAGTGTCATCAGCAAGTAACGCAAAGGATCCATTAGTACTGATAGACGCTATGTCGTTGATGTAAATGAGAAACAATAAAGGGCCAAGTtggtccttatttttttttattcgctaGATATGACTCAAGCCACATCAAAGCACGGCCTCTAAATCCATAGCAAGTTAGCTTTTGCAGCAATATTAATCTTTACAGCTATTttaatatagttattttttaaaatagtctcACAATTAATTCTCACGCTTTTTATttctcaataaaaataaattggaaatttaaatcaccgattttgaaatataccTATTTCTGAATTATGCCGTTATTGTGTTTAACGAGTGATATGATACATAAATGTTTTGTCAAGcagtatatatttaaatattgataaaaaaaagttgtgcGGGAGCGTCCTAACCGTTTTATTATGTTTCGGTGTATTATATAAATCGTAGGATGTTTTTAGGTATGTTCGCCTAAATTATCTCTATATCATaacaaaaaatgccatattattcatttttatccGCTTTTTTGACATTGTCGTCAATTGTAAATGTACAAGGGTAAGTATTTATGAACTTAAAACTAATCTGCAATaagtttattcaaattttgtaGCTGGATATGGGAATGTTATTCGGGATCTTGTGTTAGAGAGCATTCCATAGATGAGAGTTTCAACAAAAGCCAAGTGTTTCCCAGTGTGGAAATTTGCCGGCTAGTTTGTGGTTCAAATGGTCCGATTTGGCCTAAACCCTCATTATACGAGGCGACAGATAAGGCATTAATTTTCGTTAACGCAAAGTATGTTTAACCTATCGTTTGTGCGTTTACATAGAATTCTACTTGTTTACAGAAATGCCGTTATTCATTTTTCAACCTCTACTGAGGCCGAAAGTAATTTCCTTCGGGAAGTTGAGTCATATTTTATGGAGGCAGTTAATAAAATGACCGAACAACAGAATTGCCAAAGAACGCaatataaattagttatttCTTTGAATTCCAAAACACCTTCTTTGCACTTAAACTGGATGACCGAAGAGAAATATGATTTGCATATTACAACTGATGGTAAAGTAGTAGAATtttataagttattttattacagTTACCTTTACTGATTTTAGAAGACACTAAAACTTTAAGAGTGAGAATAACCGGCGAAACTGTGTTCGGGGTGCGTCACGGTGTTGAATCTTTATTGCAACTAATCGAGCTCTTTGAAGACAACGAACAGACCTGTTTTATATCCCAGAGGGGGGTTAATATAACTGATCAACCCTATTATCGACATAGAGGGTAAATATGgcctaattatttaaatatatttattgtctaACCGGAATCTGATCCTAATCATCATatatcatgaaaaataataataatcatagtatataaaaacacaactaataaaatatgttgaagaaaacaaaattataagaaGCATATTAACTAAATAGGTTTACGgtattatttgacaataattttgttaaatgacAAGACATGTTAAAGGCAACCAGACTCAAATGGACCAAGTTATACCAAGAGCATGCTCTGTATACTGCCTTTTTCTTTGCTAAATTTGTACTATATGTTTGtaagtaaaaatgttttgtcttTTAGTACTAATGTATTCCGGGCAGTTAATATGACCATTACAGAAcgaaaatgtaaacaaaaaaataattttaaaaaatagaatcaaaccctggggcgtacATCTGATAccaatttaaaaccttttatcccctgatgatggacagaCACACAATTTTAGGGAGAccgcaggattttcattttagattataattaatttattattcttgaATGTAATTGCAGCTTGCTCATCGATTCGGGAAGAAACTTTTTATCAGTAGAGACCATTAAGAGAAACATTGATGGAATGGCCTTGTCAAAAATGAATGTTCTTCATTGGCACTTGACTGACACTCAGAGTTTTCCTTTTGTGTCCGCAAGACTTCCAAACATGTCCATGTAAgtacattattaatatttttaaatagatgtttCAGCAACATATGTTGCAGCTATGGAGCTTACAGTGGTGCTCAAACTTATTCAGCTTATCAAATAACAGATCTCATCCAATATGCTAAAGTGAGAGGTATCCGAATAATACCAGAAATTGATGGACCGGCCCATGCAGGAAGTGGATGGCAATGGGGCCCAGAAGCCTCTTTGGGAAACCTGGTGGTTTGTTATAATCAGCAACCATACAGGTCTTATTGTATACAACCGCCTTGTGGTATGCTTTCTTTTTAGGCTTTGATGTATTTAGTGATTCTGATTATCTCTTATTTAGGCCAAATGAATCCAGCCAaccaaaatttgtattttgtcTTACAAAATCTTTATGCAGACCTGATTGATTTGTGGACAGAATCAGATGTGTTTCACATGGGAGGAGATGAGGTATAATCAGTTCAATAACATGAAATATTTTATGGAGCTATACGGTTTTAGGTATATACTCCTTGCTGGAACTCTACTGAAGAAATCGTCAATTATTTAAGAGGAAACCGGTCTGAAGAAGCTTTTTTGAACCTTTGGGCAGAATACCAAGAAAAAGCATTGAATGCATTCGATATTGCTAATCATTATAAGAATTCGTCAGTAATATTATGGACAAGTAGCTTAACAGATCCTAGTCATATTGAGCAATATTTGCCGAAGGACAGGTAAGCTTAGAAGAAACCACTTATACTTTCTATTATATTGTACCCAGATTTATAATATGGATTTGTTTTCTGTTTGTTTCTTGTAtggttttttattatctttgtccacaaaaattaatttgactaaaaaaaccATTATATATGTCTtgaaatgtaataactaacaaTCTTTAAGATATATTATACAAACCTGGGTGCCTACCTCAGATACTTTACCAGAAGAGCTGCTAAACTTAgggtataaattaataatttccacTAAAGACAGTTGGTATTTGGACCACGGAT
This window harbors:
- the LOC126748292 gene encoding phospholipid scramblase 2 isoform X2, which translates into the protein MRNFSQKMMRDGWMNLPQGIPNCPPGLEYLTTIDQLLVHQKVEMLEAFTGFETKNKFTVKNSLGQKVYYAKEDSDCLTRNCCGPIRPFEMRVCDNFGNEVIHLHRPLACDSCCFPCCLQSMEVSAPPGTILGTVEQEWSIFCPTYAIKNASGETVLRIEGPCCTTSICGDVEFKIMSCDGSVQVGKISKQWSGLIREMFTDTDYFGITFPMDLDVRMKAVMLGACFLIDAMFFEKTKSSENASSML
- the LOC126748292 gene encoding phospholipid scramblase 2 isoform X3 yields the protein MKNKDGWMNLPQGIPNCPPGLEYLTTIDQLLVHQKVEMLEAFTGFETKNKFTVKNSLGQKVYYAKEDSDCLTRNCCGPIRPFEMRVCDNFGNEVIHLHRPLACDSCCFPCCLQSMEVSAPPGTILGTVEQEWSIFCPTYAIKNASGETVLRIEGPCCTTSICGDVEFKIMSCDGSVQVGKISKQWSGLIREMFTDTDYFGITFPMDLDVRMKAVMLGACFLIDAMFFEKTKSSENASSML
- the LOC126748288 gene encoding chitooligosaccharidolytic beta-N-acetylglucosaminidase, which produces MPYYSFLSAFLTLSSIVNVQGWIWECYSGSCVREHSIDESFNKSQVFPSVEICRLVCGSNGPIWPKPSLYEATDKALIFVNAKNAVIHFSTSTEAESNFLREVESYFMEAVNKMTEQQNCQRTQYKLVISLNSKTPSLHLNWMTEEKYDLHITTDEDTKTLRVRITGETVFGVRHGVESLLQLIELFEDNEQTCFISQRGVNITDQPYYRHRGLLIDSGRNFLSVETIKRNIDGMALSKMNVLHWHLTDTQSFPFVSARLPNMSIYGAYSGAQTYSAYQITDLIQYAKVRGIRIIPEIDGPAHAGSGWQWGPEASLGNLVVCYNQQPYRSYCIQPPCGQMNPANQNLYFVLQNLYADLIDLWTESDVFHMGGDEVYTPCWNSTEEIVNYLRGNRSEEAFLNLWAEYQEKALNAFDIANHYKNSSVILWTSSLTDPSHIEQYLPKDRYIIQTWVPTSDTLPEELLNLGYKLIISTKDSWYLDHGFWGTTTYYTWRKVYDNKILTSPSVLGGEVCMWGELVDDNNIESRAWPRAAAAAERLWSNPSTPSTAASSRFFAHTDRLIKKGIKASPVVPGFCSVSEADCATYL